From the genome of Lineus longissimus chromosome 8, tnLinLong1.2, whole genome shotgun sequence, one region includes:
- the LOC135492692 gene encoding NAD-dependent protein deacetylase sirtuin-3-like isoform X2: MHWWTNPSPVSPIMRLISLAMATQKKGHVTQPLRSKSTNSKPNKPLARTLATGVSHKSRSDSSIINGLRTLSINDRSNATTPASTKIRQSPIARRISSASSRCQSLEDIARYILAKKAKNIVIMAGAGISTSSGIPDFRSPGTGLYDNLKQYNIPYPEAIFDIDYFTYKPKPFFTLAKELYPSGKYKPNYIHYFCRMLHEKGLLLRMYTQNIDGFERLAGIPPSKLVEAHGTFATATCTGCRKTYPGEEIKEDIFNNKVPYCRNRRSCPGVIKPDIIFFGEDLPRRFWYYLRDFPQADLLIVMGTSLEVEPFAGIVDCTRFNTPRVLLNMKAVGPFKNKKRSNDVVVQGDLLESVQRFANILGWKREMNDLIFNENQKVPESALRSAEADAPVTKSGSIDCTNSLVPMPLPLKLPMIQKEKPLHL, from the exons ATGCACTGGTGGACGAATCCGTCACCAGTGTCACCGATCATGCGTCTAATTTCACTCGCCATGGCCACTCAAAAAAAAG GACATGTCACCCAACCCCTGCGGTCCAAATCAACCAATTCTAAACCAAATAAACCTTTAGCCAGAACCTTAGCCACTGGAGTTAGTCACAAATCACGATCAGACAGCTCGATCATCAATGGACTGCGTACACTTTCTATCAATGATCGCTCAAATGCTACCACACCGGCTTCTACAAAAATAAGGCAGAG TCCTATTGCGAGAAGAATATCGAGTGCCAGCAGTAGATGTCAATCCCTGGAAGATATAGCTCGGTATATTCTGGCAAAAAAAGCCAAGAATATTGTCATAATGGCTGGAGCTGGTATAAGCACGTCCAGTGGAATTCCAGATTTTAG atCACCTGGAACTGGTCTCTATGACAATCTCAAACAGTACAACATCCCGTACCCAGAAGCAATCTTTGACATCGACTACTTCACATATAAACCCAAGCCTTTCTTCACGCTAGCCAAGGAGCTGTACCCCTCAGGGAAATACAAGCCAAACTATATTCACTATTTCTGCCGCATGTTACACGAGAAGGGCCTGTTGCTACGAATGTACACACAGAATATCGATGGCTTTGAAAGAT TGGCAGGAATCCCTCCTTCCAAACTTGTCGAAGCTCATGGAACTTTTGCCACTGCCACTTGTACAGGATGTCGCAAGACTTACCCCGGAGAAGAAATCAAA GAGGATATCTTCAACAACAAGGTCCCATATTGTAGGAACAGACGATCTTGTCCCGGCGTGATAAAACCTGATATTATATTTTTTGGTGAGGACCTCCCTCGGCGATTTTGGTACTACTTGCGAGACTTCCCACAAGCTGATTTATTGATTGTGATGGGAACATCTTTAGAG GTGGAGCCGTTTGCAGGGATTGTTGACTGCACCCGATTCAATACTCCACGCGTCCTGCTCAATATGAAAGCTGTCGGGCCGTTTAAGAATAAAAAACGCTCTAACGATGTTGTAGTACAAG GTGACCTGTTAGAAAGTGTTCAACGTTTTGCAAACATTCTTGGCTGGAAACGAGAGATGaatgacctcattttcaacGAGAATCAAAAAGTTCCTGAG TCTGCGCTGCGATCGGCTGAAGCCGATGCCCCAGTAACAAAGAGTGGATCCATTGACTGCACAAACAG TTTGGTGCCAATGCCGCTTCCCCTCAAACTGCCGATGATTCAAAAAGAGAAACCCCTCCATCTGTGA
- the LOC135492326 gene encoding molybdate-anion transporter-like codes for MGMTALVYVTFAVLLILCAGLQYLALRGQNHPTIGNNPIFLKFQYIFFAAYFAALFADWLQGPYLYQLYSHYGFMESQIAIIYSCGFASTVILGTWAPILADRFGRRKLCILFTIIYSISCFTKLSRNYGVLIVGRVFGGMATSLLFYTFEAWYIHEHIEGHDFPREWIPVTFTKTTVWNGALSVLAGFIANMISEWFHFGPVSPFMLAIPCLLISGIVVMSQWQENYGRQTIHFRKSCMDGIREILADERIFFIGAIQASFESVMYIFIFIWTPVLKVDKPPLGIIFSCFMVCIMIGAAIFQLVRARKISVVTTLSLAICCASAAMITCVFATGGSGGRKLSFFAFLLLEIGVGIYFPSMGFIRMKVIPEQHRASITSWFRVPLNLIACAVLTMLHGTSGHYGNRMIFMMCAGLLAIAMMCLLRFGRLIRADSQLQTQNEEEEEQAVEMETVT; via the coding sequence ATGGGTATGACTGCACTAGTCTACGTGACATTTGCTGTTTTGTTAATACTGTGTGCTGGACTACAGTACCTTGCGCTGAGAGGTCAGAATCATCCTACAATAGGAAACAACCCAATCTTCCTTAAAttccaatacattttctttGCCGCATATTTTGCAGCGCTCTTTGCAGACTGGTTGCAAGGACCCTACTTGTATCAACTGTATAGTCATTATGGATTCATGGAATCACAGATTGCCATCATATACTCCTGTGGATTTGCTTCAACGGTGATTCTAGGAACTTGGGCACCAATTCTTGCCGACAGATTCGGCAGAAGGAAACTTTGTATCCTCTTTACTATAATTTATTCCATTTCTTGCTTCACGAAGTTATCTCGGAACTATGGTGTTCTGATTGTGGGGCGTGTTTTCGGCGGAATGGCAACATCATTACTCTTCTACACATTTGAGGCGTGGTACATCCATGAACATATTGAAGGACATGACTTTCCAAGGGAATGGATCCCCGTGACCTTCACAAAGACAACTGTTTGGAACGGCGCTCTTTCAGTCCTCGCTGGATTCATTGCGAACATGATATCAGAATGGTTCCACTTTGGTCCAGTTTCACCATTCATGTTAGCTATACCGTGTCTGCTAATATCAGGCATTGTTGTCATGTCACAGTGGCAAGAAAACTATGGCCGCCAGACCATCCATTTTCGGAAGTCTTGCATGGACGGCATTCGAGAAATCCTAGCAGACGAGAGGATATTCTTCATCGGTGCCATACAGGCATCATTCGAGAGCGTTATGTATATATTCATCTTTATCTGGACTCCTGTGCTCAAAGTTGACAAGCCTCCGTTGGGAATCATCTTCTCTTGCTTCATGGTCTGTATCATGATTGGTGCGGCCATCTTCCAATTAGTACGTGCACGAAAAATATCAGTTGTCACAACACTATCATTGGCCATATGTTGTGCATCTGCTGCAATGATAACATGTGTGTTTGCAACTGGAGGTAGTGGTGGaagaaaattgtcattttttgcATTCCTGTTGTTAGAAATTGGTGTCGGGATCTACTTTCCTTCGATGGGATTCATACGCATGAAGGTGATTCCAGAGCAGCACCGAGCCAGTATTACTAGCTGGTTCAGGGTGCCACTCAACCTGATCGCGTGCGCAGTATTGACAATGTTACACGGAACATCTGGTCACTATGGTAACAGGATGATTTTCATGATGTGTGCTGGGTTGTTGGCTATTGCAATGATGTGTTTGTTACGGTTTGGCCGGCTGATCCGTGCCGACTCTCAACTCCAAactcaaaatgaagaagaagaggaacagGCTGTTGAAATGGAAACTGTGACATAA
- the LOC135492692 gene encoding NAD-dependent protein deacetylase sirtuin-3-like isoform X1 has product MHWWTNPSPVSPIMRLISLAMATQKKGHVTQPLRSKSTNSKPNKPLARTLATGVSHKSRSDSSIINGLRTLSINDRSNATTPASTKIRQSPIARRISSASSRCQSLEDIARYILAKKAKNIVIMAGAGISTSSGIPDFRSPGTGLYDNLKQYNIPYPEAIFDIDYFTYKPKPFFTLAKELYPSGKYKPNYIHYFCRMLHEKGLLLRMYTQNIDGFERLAGIPPSKLVEAHGTFATATCTGCRKTYPGEEIKEDIFNNKVPYCRNRRSCPGVIKPDIIFFGEDLPRRFWYYLRDFPQADLLIVMGTSLEVEPFAGIVDCTRFNTPRVLLNMKAVGPFKNKKRSNDVVVQGDLLESVQRFANILGWKREMNDLIFNENQKVPEFGANAASPQTADDSKRETPPSVTENGASNSSSQTMQESRTTGLPPAGKHTTKPNSQNGTNSTNSQNRQYHTFSAKGRLQNPKPPIALFRGRQTVKNNGNDNKTGVRLPQLNKYSSQRFSAYQDALMQLKLRQRYGPGAASSSSSEDTSEESEESSSESDSDD; this is encoded by the exons ATGCACTGGTGGACGAATCCGTCACCAGTGTCACCGATCATGCGTCTAATTTCACTCGCCATGGCCACTCAAAAAAAAG GACATGTCACCCAACCCCTGCGGTCCAAATCAACCAATTCTAAACCAAATAAACCTTTAGCCAGAACCTTAGCCACTGGAGTTAGTCACAAATCACGATCAGACAGCTCGATCATCAATGGACTGCGTACACTTTCTATCAATGATCGCTCAAATGCTACCACACCGGCTTCTACAAAAATAAGGCAGAG TCCTATTGCGAGAAGAATATCGAGTGCCAGCAGTAGATGTCAATCCCTGGAAGATATAGCTCGGTATATTCTGGCAAAAAAAGCCAAGAATATTGTCATAATGGCTGGAGCTGGTATAAGCACGTCCAGTGGAATTCCAGATTTTAG atCACCTGGAACTGGTCTCTATGACAATCTCAAACAGTACAACATCCCGTACCCAGAAGCAATCTTTGACATCGACTACTTCACATATAAACCCAAGCCTTTCTTCACGCTAGCCAAGGAGCTGTACCCCTCAGGGAAATACAAGCCAAACTATATTCACTATTTCTGCCGCATGTTACACGAGAAGGGCCTGTTGCTACGAATGTACACACAGAATATCGATGGCTTTGAAAGAT TGGCAGGAATCCCTCCTTCCAAACTTGTCGAAGCTCATGGAACTTTTGCCACTGCCACTTGTACAGGATGTCGCAAGACTTACCCCGGAGAAGAAATCAAA GAGGATATCTTCAACAACAAGGTCCCATATTGTAGGAACAGACGATCTTGTCCCGGCGTGATAAAACCTGATATTATATTTTTTGGTGAGGACCTCCCTCGGCGATTTTGGTACTACTTGCGAGACTTCCCACAAGCTGATTTATTGATTGTGATGGGAACATCTTTAGAG GTGGAGCCGTTTGCAGGGATTGTTGACTGCACCCGATTCAATACTCCACGCGTCCTGCTCAATATGAAAGCTGTCGGGCCGTTTAAGAATAAAAAACGCTCTAACGATGTTGTAGTACAAG GTGACCTGTTAGAAAGTGTTCAACGTTTTGCAAACATTCTTGGCTGGAAACGAGAGATGaatgacctcattttcaacGAGAATCAAAAAGTTCCTGAG TTTGGTGCCAATGCCGCTTCCCCTCAAACTGCCGATGATTCAAAAAGAGAAACCCCTCCATCTGTGACAGAAAATGGTGCTAGCAATTCCAGTTCTCAAACAATGCAAGAATCTCGTACAACCGGACTGCCCCCTGCGGGCAAACACACCACTAAACCGAACAGTCAGAATGGCACAAATAGCACAAATAGCCAAAATCGGCAGTATCACACGTTCAGTGCAAAGGGGCGATTACAAAACCCTAAACCCCCAATCGCGCTATTCAGGGGTAGGCAGACTGTTAAAAACAATGGCAATGACAATAAAACAGGAGTTAGGTTGCCGCAGTTGAATAAGTATTCATCGCAGCGTTTCAGTGCATACCAGGATGCCCTGATGCAGCTGAAGCTTCGTCAGCGGTATGGACCAGGTGCTGCATCTAGTTCGAGTTCGGAGGACACCAGTGAGGAATCGGAAGAGAGCTCATCAGAATCGGATTCAGATGATTAA